The genome window CACCTCCTTCAGCCAGAGAGGTAATCCATTTGAAAAAAGAGCCAAAAAAATGATTAGCCTCAAGATGTATGAGGTTCATCACAAAGAAGATACATGCGACCCAGCTCTCTGAGGTCTCTTTGAGTCTGGCTCGTATTTGATTCAGTGCGTATCCGTTCTTACCCTGTCCGAACTTGCCTTCTATACGATTTCTTTCAGCAGCTTCTTTCCTTGCTTTCCTCTTCTGAGAGTAACTCTGTTTTTCCTTTGCCGGCCTTCGACCCAATGGTGGTGCCGTAATCTTTATATCCCTTTCTTTCAACCATCTCCTGTTCTCCTGAGTGGCATATATCTTATCAACCTGCACCAGTTCCGGGTAATGACCGTGCAATGCTCTGTATTCTTCTACCTGTTTGATCAAGTCGCCGGCTTCGTGATAGGCGTCCCAGCTAAATGTAGTTATCCGGGCAAAACCATCATCAAGGCTAACCCCAAGCTTGGACCCAAACTCTATCTGCGAGCCAAGCTTCCCTCTTGGAATAGGACGAACATGTGGCTGATAGATACTGACAATGCGGTCCGCGCAACTATGGGTATTGGTATCATACATGTACCTCTGCTGCTGGTAGGCAGTCCGGATAATCCACAGCAAACGAAGATCCCGGTGAGTCACAGGCATTTGTTCTCCCCTTAACTCAACCTGATCTAACATACGATCTATGTGCTTAATATCACGCTTCAGGCTCTCCAGCAGCTTACGTGTCATCTTACGGTGAGTGGCTTCAGTTTTCTTCTTTTTCTTTGAGTAATCAAGCCAGTCCTTATCCATGGTACGCCTATAAGTCCTGGGCTTGACTCCCTGACTTCCGGCGTGATGGTATAACTTGTCAATCAGACCTTCACACTTCTTCCTGCTCTCG of Candidatus Cloacimonadota bacterium contains these proteins:
- a CDS encoding IS5 family transposase, producing the protein MTIEEFKTPFRANLSAENRWVKLARVVPWDKFASIYMTLMSSDLGRPGVSPRTVLGALIIKHLEKLDDRGVIQAIQENLYMQYFVGLKEFKVDPVFDPSLFVEIRKRVGHKEFDSMSADLIRTVKGKKDGSHNKKHKKEDSDEPSNKGKLQSDATVADQYITFPTDNGILNESRKKCEGLIDKLYHHAGSQGVKPRTYRRTMDKDWLDYSKKKKKTEATHRKMTRKLLESLKRDIKHIDRMLDQVELRGEQMPVTHRDLRLLWIIRTAYQQQRYMYDTNTHSCADRIVSIYQPHVRPIPRGKLGSQIEFGSKLGVSLDDGFARITTFSWDAYHEAGDLIKQVEEYRALHGHYPELVQVDKIYATQENRRWLKERDIKITAPPLGRRPAKEKQSYSQKRKARKEAAERNRIEGKFGQGKNGYALNQIRARLKETSESWVACIFFVMNLIHLEANHFFGSFFKWITSLAEGG